A window of Rubricoccus marinus contains these coding sequences:
- a CDS encoding RNA polymerase sigma factor produces MHPFSPESVTLAQSGDRDARERLMAAIEPVLRSFFGARIGRTPDADDLVQNTFIRIHRGLEALENPARLKAFALKAALYELQDFYRGRGQLREALFDPDLPTPGSVGADDGADRIDLDRAMSALTDHAREILELRELGYPYVEIAETLGTTEAAVKMQVKRAFERLRTVLATVLAFLSLPTLG; encoded by the coding sequence ATGCACCCCTTTAGCCCCGAGTCCGTTACGCTGGCCCAGAGCGGCGACCGCGACGCCCGCGAGAGGCTCATGGCCGCCATCGAGCCGGTCTTGCGCTCCTTCTTCGGCGCCCGCATCGGCCGCACTCCCGACGCTGACGACCTCGTGCAGAACACCTTTATCCGCATCCACCGCGGACTGGAGGCGCTCGAAAACCCGGCCCGCCTCAAAGCCTTCGCGCTCAAAGCGGCCCTCTACGAACTCCAGGACTTCTACCGTGGCCGAGGCCAACTCCGCGAAGCACTTTTCGACCCCGACCTGCCCACGCCCGGCAGCGTCGGCGCGGACGACGGCGCCGACCGCATCGACCTCGACCGCGCGATGAGCGCGCTGACCGACCACGCCCGCGAAATCCTCGAACTGCGAGAACTGGGCTACCCCTACGTCGAGATCGCCGAGACGCTCGGCACGACGGAGGCGGCCGTCAAGATGCAGGTCAAGCGCGCCTTTGAGCGCCTCCGAACCGTCCTCGCCACCGTTCTCGCTTTCCTCAGCCTTCCCACCCTCGGCTGA
- a CDS encoding helix-turn-helix domain-containing protein, translating into MTDDATKLDLDELSEALLISKQTLVRWTDRGLINANLGWGISKRNQETRLIEISPSSLDFLNGFAAEYRDDTVSRTEARRLLKLIDRNQVQKLIRQGSIKAKKIKGETRVSVGSVEDYLRTLEEDEAVA; encoded by the coding sequence ATGACCGACGACGCGACCAAGCTTGACCTCGACGAACTATCCGAGGCGCTTCTCATCTCCAAACAGACTCTCGTCCGCTGGACGGACCGAGGGCTCATCAACGCGAACCTCGGTTGGGGGATTTCGAAGCGCAACCAGGAGACTCGCCTGATCGAGATCAGCCCGTCCTCCCTGGACTTCCTCAATGGCTTCGCGGCCGAGTACCGCGATGACACCGTGAGCCGGACCGAGGCGCGGCGCCTGCTCAAGCTGATCGACCGGAACCAGGTCCAGAAGCTGATCCGCCAGGGGAGCATCAAGGCCAAGAAGATCAAAGGCGAGACGCGCGTCAGCGTGGGCTCCGTGGAGGACTACCTCCGCACGCTGGAAGAGGACGAGGCCGTCGCCTAG
- a CDS encoding FG-GAP-like repeat-containing protein: MQTSSRLLIVAALVATFVPAPALGQAPYYAEIQHVPAPDPVRNGLFGRSVVGLGDVDGDAHPDVAVAEPGSGEVHVISGRDGALIYTAALGAGADSGLHVAASDDVTGDGVRDLAVAVGRARVVLLSGANGEAVWTAEGPGASPTRFGAALAGIGDVSEDGVPDVAVGAPGADVDGVQDAGAAYVLSGADGSVLSSLTSPSPMRFGGFGSALAGTRDGVAVGAPAEVADSTSRGHVYVFASGSLVRTIPAPSGADYFGSTLTGVGDLNGDVVDDLVVGTPSANVGGAYEAGRAYAVSGATGEALYSLTSTDPDYGAQFGATAAPVRDLDGDGVGELAVGAPGAGRVTLFSGRTGTALKLLSGPYAGSLGTATDHFGSSIVEVTPAGGRTVRLAVGAPDFEFDRRGRVDIVALHPGDALDGGAVVFTPTPGRPRGHFGTAVAVLDDVDGDGRPDYLVGARGEARAYVMTGDGTTLYTVSPPDPSESVWFGGEADVTCDVDGDGVRDFVIGNELTLRGPGAASVFSGANGALLYSLSSPDPVEGGGFGHAVASTPDADGDGFCDIAVGAPREDGPNYAGRAYLFSGRDGSLVHAFNAPDGRASREFGKAVAGVGDIDGDGLGELAVGAPSYDGGRVHVFAGSDGSPTLTLNYPGAHNPGHSFGRSLTGPGDIDGDGVPDVVVGASTTQLAPYLYALSGADGSPIYALDAPAAGLWYGLRLSPAGDLDGDGVGDFAVAASGSREPARVYLMDGEDGSILGTIWHPLGRTEGVGVFDIGSGVAVVGASYENEGNVPSAGRAYVVPIASLVTSTEFDGPGEAAMAHAYPNPTPGPITFSLHLRYPGPVTVRFFDMLGRTVRKPLELEMEAGTQDVRVDLGDLAHGVYAASIETSGGRYVQLITVH; the protein is encoded by the coding sequence GTGCAAACCTCGTCTCGCCTCCTGATCGTCGCCGCGCTCGTGGCCACGTTCGTCCCCGCTCCCGCGCTCGGTCAAGCCCCCTATTACGCCGAGATTCAGCACGTCCCCGCCCCCGACCCCGTTCGGAACGGGCTCTTTGGCCGGTCGGTCGTCGGCCTCGGCGACGTCGACGGAGACGCCCACCCCGACGTCGCCGTAGCCGAGCCCGGCTCGGGGGAAGTCCACGTCATCAGCGGCCGGGACGGGGCGCTGATCTACACGGCCGCCTTGGGCGCGGGCGCGGACTCCGGCCTGCACGTCGCAGCGTCGGACGACGTCACGGGCGACGGCGTTCGCGACCTCGCCGTCGCGGTCGGCCGGGCGCGAGTCGTCCTGCTGAGCGGGGCGAACGGCGAGGCCGTTTGGACGGCTGAAGGCCCCGGTGCGTCCCCTACGAGGTTTGGGGCGGCCCTCGCGGGAATCGGGGACGTGAGCGAAGACGGCGTCCCGGACGTGGCGGTGGGCGCTCCGGGTGCGGACGTCGACGGCGTACAGGACGCCGGGGCCGCCTACGTGCTGAGCGGGGCCGATGGGTCCGTCCTCTCTTCCCTCACGTCCCCGAGCCCGATGCGGTTTGGGGGGTTCGGGTCGGCGTTGGCGGGCACCCGCGACGGGGTCGCCGTGGGCGCCCCCGCGGAAGTCGCGGACAGCACCTCGCGTGGTCACGTCTACGTATTCGCATCGGGTAGCCTCGTCCGAACGATCCCTGCGCCGAGCGGCGCGGACTACTTCGGGTCCACGCTTACCGGCGTCGGCGACCTGAACGGGGACGTGGTCGACGACCTCGTCGTAGGTACCCCCAGCGCAAACGTCGGCGGAGCTTACGAGGCTGGGCGAGCGTACGCCGTGAGCGGGGCGACCGGGGAGGCCCTCTACTCCCTCACGTCGACGGATCCTGACTACGGCGCCCAGTTCGGGGCCACCGCTGCGCCTGTTAGGGATCTCGACGGGGACGGGGTCGGCGAGCTCGCAGTCGGCGCCCCTGGGGCGGGCCGGGTCACGCTGTTCAGCGGACGGACGGGCACCGCGCTTAAGCTCCTCTCCGGGCCCTACGCGGGCAGCCTCGGGACGGCCACCGACCACTTCGGGAGCTCAATCGTTGAGGTAACCCCGGCCGGCGGCCGGACGGTCCGCCTTGCCGTCGGGGCGCCGGATTTCGAGTTCGACAGACGCGGCAGGGTCGACATCGTAGCGCTCCACCCCGGCGACGCCTTGGACGGTGGCGCCGTGGTCTTCACGCCTACTCCCGGCCGACCCCGTGGGCATTTCGGGACGGCGGTCGCGGTCCTCGACGACGTCGATGGCGACGGCCGGCCAGATTACCTCGTGGGGGCCCGCGGAGAGGCCAGGGCGTACGTCATGACGGGCGACGGGACCACCCTCTACACCGTCAGCCCCCCAGACCCGTCTGAGAGCGTCTGGTTCGGAGGGGAAGCGGACGTGACCTGTGACGTAGACGGGGATGGCGTCCGAGACTTCGTGATCGGAAACGAGCTCACCCTCCGCGGGCCTGGCGCTGCTTCCGTGTTCAGCGGAGCGAACGGGGCCCTGCTTTACTCGCTGTCGTCGCCAGACCCCGTCGAGGGCGGAGGCTTCGGGCACGCTGTGGCCTCCACGCCCGACGCCGACGGCGATGGGTTCTGCGACATCGCCGTCGGGGCGCCGCGGGAAGACGGGCCCAACTACGCGGGCCGCGCGTACCTCTTCTCGGGCCGTGACGGGTCGCTCGTGCACGCGTTCAACGCCCCTGATGGGCGCGCGAGCCGCGAGTTCGGAAAGGCTGTGGCCGGCGTCGGCGACATCGACGGGGATGGGTTGGGAGAGCTGGCTGTGGGTGCCCCATCGTACGATGGAGGCCGGGTACACGTCTTCGCTGGCAGCGACGGCTCTCCCACCCTGACGCTCAACTACCCGGGGGCTCATAACCCGGGCCATTCGTTCGGAAGGTCTCTGACAGGGCCTGGGGACATCGACGGGGACGGGGTCCCTGACGTCGTTGTCGGTGCAAGCACCACGCAGTTAGCGCCGTACCTCTACGCGCTCAGCGGGGCGGACGGGTCTCCGATCTACGCCCTCGACGCACCAGCCGCGGGGCTGTGGTACGGGCTGCGGCTCTCGCCCGCAGGCGACCTTGACGGTGACGGCGTCGGTGATTTCGCCGTAGCGGCATCCGGGTCTAGAGAACCCGCCCGCGTGTACCTGATGGATGGGGAGGACGGCTCGATCCTCGGTACGATATGGCACCCGCTCGGGCGGACCGAAGGCGTAGGCGTCTTCGACATCGGAAGCGGGGTTGCCGTAGTCGGCGCGTCGTATGAGAACGAGGGGAACGTGCCTAGCGCTGGCCGGGCCTACGTCGTGCCCATCGCATCGCTCGTGACGTCCACCGAGTTCGACGGCCCCGGCGAAGCCGCGATGGCCCACGCGTATCCCAACCCCACACCCGGGCCCATCACGTTCAGCCTTCACCTCCGCTACCCCGGTCCCGTCACGGTTAGGTTCTTCGACATGCTAGGAAGAACGGTTCGTAAGCCACTCGAGCTCGAGATGGAAGCGGGGACGCAAGACGTCCGCGTTGACCTCGGAGACCTCGCGCACGGGGTGTACGCCGCGTCCATCGAGACGAGTGGAGGCCGATATGTCCAGCTCATCACGGTTCACTAA
- a CDS encoding T9SS type A sorting domain-containing protein, translating to MRLLLVLFAMVLASGAAAQPEVTWERVGDRPHDTVFPLSVGPDGFLWSAFNEVEAVSGGQVFYQGLYRLAPPYDSATLWEKVSAPVRGSSRWAHVVSRDTILLDEGNRTYRSTDGAGSWQQIQDVNGVTRIIEMPAGLPHAGRLIAARGGQVASFSDDRGATWTPADLSGLTNGYAERIAVVTTGAHAGRLVAGGLSGIIASDDGGYTWHTTSEWAFRQQSTNCIATLRGQSPSGGDRVLTVVNDIRIPDDSVRVSVSDDGGETWQRGAGLFPGDFRTCMEVVDLGGGRAAAVMMRGPVWWTEDAGETWARWAEWEELVAPREVVGGDPRAFWALAGPDGRLYIGLSTPGGDKYVYDKRTSEPVTAWPVAGEPAPREASGARLRVSPNPASGAVRIALELGTPEAVAVTVYDARGREVYREASGARGDHAWEVDTRAWAAGVYAVRAEVGGEVVSARLAVAR from the coding sequence ATGCGGTTGCTGCTCGTCCTCTTCGCGATGGTCCTGGCCTCTGGCGCGGCGGCGCAGCCGGAGGTGACGTGGGAGCGCGTGGGAGATCGTCCGCACGACACGGTATTCCCGCTCTCCGTGGGTCCCGATGGCTTTCTCTGGTCGGCGTTTAACGAAGTGGAGGCGGTCAGTGGTGGACAGGTCTTTTACCAAGGCCTGTACCGACTAGCGCCGCCGTACGACTCGGCCACGCTTTGGGAGAAGGTCTCCGCACCCGTTCGAGGCTCCTCAAGGTGGGCCCATGTGGTCTCTCGTGACACGATCCTCCTGGATGAGGGGAATAGGACCTACCGTTCGACCGATGGGGCAGGGTCCTGGCAGCAGATTCAAGACGTCAATGGTGTCACGCGGATCATCGAGATGCCCGCGGGTTTGCCGCACGCTGGGCGCTTGATCGCCGCTCGTGGAGGCCAAGTGGCCTCCTTCTCGGACGACCGAGGCGCCACCTGGACCCCGGCAGACCTGAGCGGGCTTACCAACGGGTACGCCGAGCGCATCGCGGTCGTCACGACGGGGGCCCACGCCGGGCGCCTCGTGGCCGGGGGGCTCTCCGGCATCATCGCCTCCGACGACGGCGGCTACACGTGGCACACCACGTCCGAGTGGGCCTTCCGCCAGCAGTCCACCAACTGCATCGCGACGCTCCGTGGTCAGTCACCGAGCGGCGGCGACCGGGTTTTGACGGTCGTGAACGACATCCGCATCCCGGACGACTCCGTCCGCGTGAGCGTGTCGGACGACGGCGGGGAGACGTGGCAGCGGGGGGCGGGCCTGTTCCCCGGGGATTTCCGCACGTGCATGGAGGTGGTGGATCTCGGAGGCGGCCGGGCAGCAGCCGTGATGATGAGAGGGCCGGTGTGGTGGACCGAGGATGCCGGTGAGACCTGGGCACGGTGGGCGGAGTGGGAGGAGTTGGTGGCGCCCAGGGAGGTGGTTGGGGGCGACCCCCGTGCGTTCTGGGCGCTCGCGGGCCCGGACGGGCGGCTGTACATCGGGCTCTCCACTCCCGGCGGGGACAAGTACGTCTACGACAAGAGGACATCGGAGCCCGTGACGGCGTGGCCGGTGGCGGGGGAGCCGGCTCCGCGGGAGGCCTCTGGCGCGCGTTTGCGCGTGAGCCCGAACCCCGCCTCGGGCGCCGTGCGGATCGCGCTGGAGCTGGGCACGCCAGAGGCGGTAGCGGTCACGGTCTACGACGCCAGAGGCCGCGAGGTCTACCGCGAAGCCTCTGGCGCGCGAGGCGATCACGCGTGGGAGGTCGACACGCGGGCGTGGGCCGCGGGCGTCTACGCCGTGCGCGCCGAGGTCGGCGGCGAGGTGGTGAGCGCACGGCTGGCCGTCGCGCGGTAG
- a CDS encoding geranylgeranylglycerol-phosphate geranylgeranyltransferase, with the protein MDLLRLTRPLNVILFLAATALGGALVAGAAAFEGAALGALFLAMGSATLVGAGSNVVNDLYDVEIDRVNRPGRPLAAGTVSARAAWIFWALLSAGGVLLGSLVSPLHAAISAASVALLWVYSAKLKGTVLLGNVAVAAVIGMGVAFGGLAVGPARGPLWAGGLVGAAIVFAREIAKDVEDAEGDRAGGARTLPIVWGERRALGLSIGVIVLVLAALPLAAEVVGASFYVWGLPLAACLLMALWTLGATLGVGEPLREPSRRASGWLKGALVAGIVGLVIARLG; encoded by the coding sequence ATGGACCTGCTCCGCCTCACGCGCCCGCTCAACGTGATCCTCTTCCTCGCCGCGACGGCGCTGGGAGGGGCCCTCGTGGCGGGCGCCGCTGCGTTTGAGGGCGCCGCCCTGGGGGCGCTGTTCCTCGCGATGGGCTCGGCCACGCTCGTGGGCGCAGGCTCCAACGTGGTCAACGACCTGTACGACGTGGAGATCGACCGCGTAAACCGGCCCGGGCGGCCTCTGGCGGCAGGGACGGTCTCGGCGCGCGCGGCGTGGATCTTCTGGGCGCTGCTCTCGGCGGGCGGCGTTCTCCTGGGCTCGCTGGTCTCGCCGCTGCACGCGGCGATTTCGGCGGCGTCGGTGGCGCTGCTGTGGGTGTACAGCGCGAAGCTGAAGGGGACCGTTCTGCTGGGCAACGTGGCAGTCGCGGCCGTGATTGGAATGGGCGTGGCGTTCGGTGGCCTCGCGGTTGGTCCCGCGAGAGGCCCGCTGTGGGCGGGGGGGCTGGTGGGCGCGGCCATCGTGTTCGCACGCGAGATCGCGAAGGACGTGGAGGACGCCGAGGGCGACCGCGCAGGCGGCGCGCGCACGCTGCCGATCGTGTGGGGCGAGCGCCGCGCGCTGGGGCTCAGCATTGGCGTGATCGTGCTCGTGCTGGCGGCGTTGCCTCTGGCGGCCGAGGTCGTTGGCGCATCGTTCTACGTGTGGGGCCTGCCTCTGGCGGCGTGCCTGCTGATGGCGCTATGGACGCTGGGGGCGACGTTGGGCGTGGGTGAGCCGCTCCGCGAGCCCTCGCGCCGCGCCAGTGGATGGCTCAAAGGCGCGCTCGTGGCGGGCATCGTGGGTCTGGTGATCGCGCGGCTAGGCTGA
- a CDS encoding T9SS type A sorting domain-containing protein has product MARALLAMVLASGAAAQPEVTWERVGNHPHNTPYPPSFGPDGALWGVFADRNSLDGEEVVYDGIYRLPPPYDSSAVWVKVSDQPRGAVGAIHALGRDTLIIDELGGAYRSVDAGQSWTRHESIGRTLRIVEIPAGLPYAGRLVAMQGSGMAHLSDDRGASWREATGWLYDAYGNDAHAERVAVVTTGPHAGRLLGAGLSGVTRSDDGGDTWHPTPEYAYAQQATGCIATLRGRAPGGGDRVVTVVNDIRVPTDSVYARVSDDGGDTWRQTAELWPYGAFGTCVDLVDLGGGQAAAVMMRGPVWWTGDAGETWSLWAEWEELFPPEEHGPEVGNPRAQWAQAGPDGRLYVGVSSRGPVWDKRTSVPVVAVAGEPPPREASGARLRVSPNPASGAVRIALEVSTPEAATVTVYDARGREVHREASGARGDHAWEVDTRAWAAGVYTVRAEVGGEVLRARFTVAR; this is encoded by the coding sequence GTGGCGCGAGCGCTCCTCGCGATGGTCCTGGCCTCTGGCGCGGCGGCGCAGCCGGAGGTGACGTGGGAGCGCGTGGGCAACCACCCCCACAACACGCCCTATCCCCCCTCGTTCGGCCCCGACGGCGCGCTCTGGGGCGTGTTCGCGGACCGGAACAGCCTCGACGGCGAGGAGGTCGTGTACGACGGCATCTACAGGCTCCCCCCGCCCTACGACTCCAGCGCGGTCTGGGTAAAGGTGTCGGACCAACCCCGGGGCGCCGTGGGCGCCATCCACGCCCTGGGGCGGGACACCCTCATCATCGACGAGCTCGGGGGCGCCTACCGCTCCGTCGATGCGGGGCAGTCCTGGACCCGGCACGAGAGCATTGGTAGGACGCTGCGGATCGTGGAGATCCCCGCGGGGCTGCCCTACGCCGGCCGCCTCGTCGCCATGCAGGGGAGCGGGATGGCGCACCTCTCCGACGACCGCGGCGCGTCGTGGAGGGAGGCCACCGGCTGGCTCTACGACGCCTACGGCAACGACGCCCACGCCGAGCGCGTCGCCGTCGTCACCACGGGGCCCCACGCCGGGCGGCTCCTCGGCGCCGGGCTCTCCGGCGTCACCCGCTCCGACGACGGGGGCGACACCTGGCACCCCACGCCGGAATACGCCTACGCCCAGCAGGCCACGGGCTGCATCGCCACGCTCCGCGGGCGGGCCCCCGGCGGGGGCGACCGCGTGGTCACGGTCGTCAACGACATCCGCGTCCCCACCGACAGCGTGTACGCCCGCGTCTCCGACGACGGGGGCGACACGTGGCGGCAGACGGCGGAGCTCTGGCCGTACGGGGCGTTCGGGACGTGCGTGGACCTCGTGGACCTCGGGGGCGGGCAGGCGGCGGCGGTGATGATGCGGGGGCCGGTGTGGTGGACGGGCGACGCGGGGGAGACGTGGTCGCTGTGGGCGGAGTGGGAGGAGCTGTTCCCGCCAGAGGAGCACGGCCCTGAGGTAGGCAACCCGCGCGCGCAATGGGCGCAGGCGGGCCCGGACGGGCGGCTGTATGTGGGCGTGTCGTCCCGAGGGCCGGTGTGGGACAAGCGGACGTCGGTGCCGGTCGTGGCGGTGGCGGGGGAGCCCCCGCCGCGAGAGGCCTCTGGCGCGCGGTTGCGCGTGAGCCCGAACCCCGCCTCGGGCGCGGTGCGGATCGCGCTGGAGGTGAGCACCCCAGAGGCGGCAACGGTCACGGTCTACGACGCCAGAGGCCGCGAGGTCCACCGCGAAGCCTCTGGCGCGCGAGGCGATCACGCGTGGGAGGTCGACACGCGGGCGTGGGCGGCGGGCGTCTACACCGTGCGCGCCGAGGTCGGCGGCGAGGTGCTGAGAGCGCGGTTCACCGTCGCGCGGTAG